The genomic DNA TATCCCGCTGCCCGAGCGGCGGCCCCGGCTGCGGGGCGAGCTGGCGATCTACCGGGACCACCAGGTCTGGCTGTCCATCGTCGTGACCGCGCTCGCCGCCGGCGGCGTCTTCTGCGCCTTCTCCTACCTCGCCCCGCTGCTCACCGACGTCGCCGGACTGGCGGACGGATGGGTGCCGACCGTGCTGGCGCTGTTCGGCGTCGGCGCGCTGATCGGCACGGCGATCGGCGGCCGGGTCGCCGACGCCCACCTGTTCGGCGTACTGCTCTCCGGCATCACCGCCTCGACGGTGCTGCTGGCCGCCCTCGCGCTGTTCGCCGGCAGCCCCGCCGCCGTGACCGTCCTGGCGCTGCTGCTCGGCGTCTCCGCGTTCTACACGGCGCCCGCGCTGAACGCGCGCATGTTCAACGTCGCCGGTGCCGCGCCCACCCTCGCGGGCGCGACGACGACCGCCGCGTTCAACCTGGGCAACACCGGCGGGCCCTGGCTCGGCGGCACGGTGATCGACGCGGACCTCGGCTACGAGGCCACCGCCTGGGCGGGCGGGGCGATGACCCTGGTCGCGATCGCCTTCGTCGCCGTCTCCCTGCGGCTGCACACCCGGTCGCGCGTCGTGACGGGCGGCGGCCCGGCCGCCGAGACCGCGAGCGTGGAGCGGGCCCAGCGGGTGTGACGCGGGCCTCGGCGCTCACCGTCGCCGGGGCCGCTCCGCGACGGCCCTGGCACAGCGGTCGGCCAGCCCGGCGAACGCCTCCTTGAGCGCGGGCGGGCCGACCACCTCGATGTCGGTGTCGTAGAGGCAGAAGGCGGCCGCGAGCGAGGGCCACGACCAGGAGCCCGTCGTGAGCCGGCAGCGGTCGGGACCCAGCTCCTCGACCGTCCCGTCGGCGGCGTGCGGGGACACCGCGGAGGCGGGCAGGTGGAGTACGGCCGTGCCGCGGCAGGGCCAGTCCGGGGAGCCGTCGGAGCCGCGGAACCTGCCGGTCAGGAAGGCGGCCGCGTCCCCGCCGGGCAGGTCCCGGGGCGTGAAGCGCGGGCCGGTGGGTGTGCGCGGGGTGATCCGGTCGGCACGGAAGACCCGCCAGTCCTCGCGGTCCAGGTCCCAGGCGACCAGGTACCAGCGCCCGCCCCGGGCGACGAGATGGTGCGGCTCCACCCGGCGCGGGGGCGGCGCCTCCTCCGCCGCCGTGTCCGCGGCGTGGGCCGGGGCATGGTCGAAGCGCAGGACCTCGCGTGCCTGGACGGCGGCGCTGAGCGCCATCAGGACGCCGGTGTCCGCCTGGGGCTGCGGCCGGGGCGCGGACCGTGCGACGGAGGTGACCTGGAGGGCGTCGATCCGGTGCCGCAGCCGGGCGGGCATGACCTGGCGCAGGGTGGTCAGGGCGCGCTCGGCCCCGTCCTCGATCCCCGCGCCGGTGGCCGCGGCCGTCCGGAGCGCGACCGCGAGGGCCACCGCCTGCTCGTCGTCGAAGAGCAGCGGAGGCAACCGCGTTCCGGCGTCCAGGCGGTAACCGCCGTCGGGGCCCTTCACCGCCCGCACGGGATAGCCCAGCTCCCGCAGCCGGTCGACGTCGCGCCGCAGCGTGCGCGCACTGACGTCCAGCCGCTCGGCCAGCACCGCGCCGGGCCAGTCCCGGCGGGCCTGGAGCAGCGAGAGCAGGGACAGCAGCCGGGCCGAGGTCTTCTGCATGACCACCATGCTGCCGCACATAGCGGCCACAACCTGACCGCTACCTGAAGCAGAGTGGGCACCGCGGGGCCGGACCGGCCCCGCGGCGGCCCGCTCCGTGGGCCGTCCCGCTGTTCCGCTTGTTCCACGAGGCAAGGAGCCCGTCGTGACCGCCAAAGCCGTGACCCACCTCAACTTCCGTGGTGACGCCCGAGAGGCCCTCACCTTCTACCAGGCCGCGTTCGGCGGGGACATCACCCTGGTGACGTACAAGGACGCCGGCAACGTCCAGGATCCCGCCGCGGCCGACCAGGTGATGTTCGGCCAGGTGTCCACCGCCGACGGCCTGGCCGTGATGGCCTACGACGTGCCGTCCGACCTGCCCTGGAACCAGGGTGAGAACGCGTTCTTCGTCTCGGTCCGCGGCGAGACCACCGAGGAGATCACCGCGTACTGGGAGAAGCTCGCCGAGGGCGCGACCGTCGTGCGGCCCCTGGACGCCGCCCAGTGGGCGCCCCTGTACGGCATGCTGCGGGACCGGTTCGGCGTCACCTGGGTCCTGGACGTCGTGAGCGAGTACAACGCGTGAGCGTGCTCGACGCCCGGTCGCTGAACCGGGCGGCCCTCGCCCGGCAGCTGCTGCTCGACCGCGCGGACCGCCCGGTGCTCGACACCGTCGCGCACCTCGGCGGCATGCAGGCACAGGAGCCCCAGGAACCGTTCGTCGGGCTGTGGTCGCGGCTGCGCGACTTCGCCCCGCGGGTGCTCGACGACCTGCTGACCGGGCGTCGGGTGGTGCGGACCCACCTCATGCGCCGCACCGTCCATCTCGTCGCCGCCGAGGACGTACTGGCCTGGCGATCGCGCCACGACGCCATGCTGCGCGCACGCGTCCTCGGCACCTACCGCCGCGAGCTCGCCGGGGTCGACCCCGACGAGCTCGCGGCGGCGGGCCGCGCGGTCCTGGCCGACGGCGAGCCCCGCTCGATGGGCGACCTCGCCCGCGCCGTGGCCGCGCGGTGGCCGGACGTGGGACCGCGGCCGCTCGGGGAGCTGCTGGTCGCCGCGCTGATCCCGATGGTGCAGTTGCCGCCGCGCGGGCTGTGGCGCACCAGGGCCGGGGTGCGCAACGCCCCGGTGGCCCACTGGCTGGGCCGCGAGGTGGAGCCGCCCGCCCCGCCGGGCACCGATCCGGTCGGGGAGGAGCTGGTACGGCGCTACCTGGCCGCGTTCGGGCCGGCCGCCTCGGCGGACCTGCGGGCCTGGTGCGGGCTCGCGGGGCTGCCGGCCGCGGTCGCGGCGGTGCGCGGGGAACTGGTCTCCTTCCGCGACGAACGGGGCCGGGAACTCCTTGACCTGCCCGGCGCGCCGCGACCCGACCCGGACACCCCCGCACCCGTCCGGTTCCTGCCCGCCTTCGACAACGCGGTCCTCGGCTACCAGGACCGCGGCCGGATCATCGACGACCCGCACCGCGGCCTGTCGGTCACCGGTGCCCGCTTCGTCCTCGTCGACGGGAGGGTCTCGGCGACCTGGACCGTCGAGGACGGCACGGTGACCGTCGCTCCGCTGCGCCGGCTCACCCGGGCGGAGTGCGCCGAGGCCGCCGAGGAGGGGCGGGCCCTCGCGTCCTTCCTCTCCGAGGGCGGCAGCGACCGTGTCCGGGTCGGGGCGGCACCGCCCTGAGGGGCGGCCGGCCCGGACGCGGCTCGGAGGCCGGGGGCGTCACTCCCCGGGCACGACGTCGGCGACGACGCAGCTGACGTTGTCGGGACCGCCGGCCCCGTTGGCCAGGGCCACCAGTTCCCGGACGGCCCGCCCGGGCTCGCCCGGGGCGGCCAGCACCCGGCGGATCTCGTCGCCCGGCACCACCGTCGACAGGCCGTCGGAGCAGAGCAGGTAGCGGTCCCCGGGCCGGGCGTCCCGCAGGCGCATCTCGGCGGTGGCGTCGGCTCCCCGGCCCAGGGCCCGTACCAGCAGCGACCGCTGGGGGTGGGACGCGGCCTCCTCCGGCGTGATGCGGCCCTCGTCGACCATCGACTGCACCATGGTGTGGTCGTGCGTGATCTGGAACAGCTCCCCGTCGCGCAGCAGGTACACGCGCGAGTCGCCGATGTGGACGAGGCCCAGCTGCGACCCCGTCCAGAGCATCGCGGTGAGGGTCGTACCGGCCTGCTGCGGCGCGGAACCGGATCCCACGGCGTCGTGCACGGCCCGCTCGGCCTCCTCCACCGCGTCCGCGAGGACGTTGAGGAGGCCGTCCGCCGGGACACCGCCGCTTTCCAGCCGCCGGAGCGACTCGACGGCGGCGGCGCTCGCCGGAGCGCCCTCGGCGCCGAAGCCGTCGGCGACGGCCAGCAGGCGGGAACCGGCGTAGGCGGTGTCCTGGTTGCTCTCGCGGACCAGGCCGGTGTCGGAGGCGGCGGCGTAGCGCATGCTCAGGGCAGGAGCGGTGGGAGACATGGCGGGGTCCTTCCGGGTCAGGTGATCGACGAGGAAGGCGGCCAGGTCCCGTCGGGCGGCGGTCTCGGCCTCGGCCCGTGCCCAGAAGGCGCGGACCTCCCCGGCCGCCACTCCCGCGTCCAGCGAGCACACGTGCCGGATGCGGACCAACGGCATCCCCAGGCGGCGCAGCCAGGCCACGAGCCGGGCCCGTTCCACCTGTTCCGGAGCGTAGAGGCGGTAGCCGGTGACCGGGTCGACGCGGGCGGGCGGCAGCAGGCCCAGCTCGTCGTAGAGACGCAGCGCCTTCGGCGACAGCCGGGTCGCCTTCGCGAACGCCCCTATGGTCAGCAGCTCCACGCCCACGTGCCCACTCCTCCTCGTACCGGGCGCGTCGCCCGGTGGCACCGATGCTGCGGCCTGCCCCAAGGTGAAGGTCAACCGCCGCCCGCCCCGAGACGTGTGACGTCGACCGAGCCCTCCCCGGTTCGCGGCTGGGGGACCACCGCCCACAGCGCGGTCAGCGCGGCGAAGGCGGCGACGAGGGCGACCGCCCCGGTGCGGCCCCTCGCCCAGCGGGCCCGGAACCGGACCGGGTCCTCCACCAGGACCTTGGAGAGCAGGGCGAGCCCCACCGACACGGCGAGCAGCACCGCCGTACGGGGAGCCCCCTCGAGACCGAGCCGTTCCTCGCTCAGCAGCAGGTACACGGGCCAGTGCCAGAGATACAGGCTGTACGAGACCACGCCGAGCCGGCGCAGCGGCGCGGCGGCGAGGAAGCGCCCGGCCGGTGTGCGGGGAGCCCGGGCGAGGCACGCGATGAGCAGGGCGGCGGCCAGGGCGTGGAGGAACAGCCCGCCCCGGAAGAGGGAGGGGGAGTTCTGGCCGTCGGCCGCGACCCAGTACGCCCCGATGCCCGCCGCCAGGGCGAGGCTCCACCGGTCGGCCGCGCGTTCGCCGAGGCGGGAGACCAGACGCGCGGCGGGCTCGGTGGCCGCCAGCGCTCCGAGGAGGAGCGAGAAGGCGCGGGTGTCGGTGCCCTCGTAGACCCGGGTGGTGTCGGCCGGAGTGGTCAGGACGACCATCAGCACCAGGGACGCGACGGCACCGGTCGCGGCCACGGCGGCCACCCGCCGTCCGGCGCCCCGGCCGCGGGCCACCAGACAGAGCACCAGCGGCCACACCACGTAGAACTGCTCCTCGACCGCGATGCTCCACAGGTGGCTGAAGACCCTGGTGCCGGCCGAGTCCCAGTAGCCGACCCGGTCCGCCACGAAGTGCCAGTTGGCGAGGTTCGCGGCCACCCACGGCCCGTCGTCGAGGGCGTACCGGAGCAGGTTCGGCGGGCCGAGGGCCCACACCAGGAGCAGGGTTCCGGCGAGCACGACCGCGAGCGCGGGCAGCAGCCGTCGTGCGCGCCGGCCCCAGAAGGCGAGGAGGTCGATCCGGCCCCCGCGGGCCCGCGCCTCCTTCAGCAGCAGGCCCGTGATGAGGAAGCCGGACAGGACGAAGAAGAGGTCGACGCCGAGGAACCCGCCGTCGAAATGACCGGCGTGGAAGAACAGCACGCCCAGGACGGCGACGCCGCGCAGGCCGTCGAGCGGGGCGACGTGCCGCCGCGGCGGTCGCCGCACGGGGGAGGGGGCGGCGCGGCGGTGGGCGGGGGAGGGTGTGGCCGGCAGGGGCATGGGCTGGTCTCCGTGGAAGGGGTGAGGCGTCCCCGGCCCGCGACCGCCTCGCGGTGGGCGGGTGCGCGGGCCGGGGTCCGCCATGGGGCTACGCGCAGCCGAGCCGGCTGTAGACCTTCTCGCCGGTCCACGCGCCGGTGGCCCACGTGTCGGCGGCGGCCGGGTCGAAGCCGTACCGCTTCTCCAGCTGTTCGCCGAACCAGACGGCGAACGCCGCCGAGCCCTGCTGGCAGGAGTGGATGCCGTCCTCGCTGCGCTGCGCCTGCTCGGAACCGCTGTCGTCGCCCCACAGGGCGGCGGCGTCGAGGAAGCCGGCCGTGTCCGGGTGCTCCTCGGCCACACTTTTCGCGGACCGCGGCGCGGATGCGATCCCGGCCTCGTGCGGCTGGTAGAAGTCGTCGATCCTGAAGGGCGGGGCGGAGACGAGGAGGAGGTCGGCGCCCGCCTCGTTCACCGTCTTCACCAGGCGTTCGTAGGCCGCGCGCTGTTCGGCCGGGGTGCCCCAGTCGTAGGTGGTGACCTGGTAGGCGACGACGTCCGGCGCGAAGGACTCCAGTGTCTTCGGCAGTCGGTCCCAGGTGGGCGCCGCGATCTCGCCGACTACACCGCCGCCGCCGGTGGCGGCCACCGACTTGAACGCGACGCCCCCGGCCTTCATGGCCGCGTCGAGGGCGGGCGCCTGGGTCTCACCGATGGAGTCGCCCATCCACAGCAGCCGTCGCGGCCTGTCGTCCCGCTTCCCGTCGGAGGAGCCCTTCCCGCCGCCCGGGGCGCCGGCCGCCGCGCTGTCGCTCGCGGAGACCTCGACACCGGTGCCGGAACCCTGACAGCCGGTCAGGGTGAGTGCCACGGCCACGGCCAGGGCGTACCCGACGGCGTGGCGGGCGGGCAGCGACCGCCCGCTGGAGTTGATCTCGTTGTCCATGCCTCCAGCACAGGCCACCCGCGCCCGGCCCGGGGAGGGCTGTCATCGTTTCCTCACATGACGCGGAACCCGGCGTCATACGCTTCGAGCACGCTGGCAGAAGACGGCCGCCGCCGAGCCGAGGAAACCGGAGAAGAGCGCACCCCCATGGCACGAGTCCTGCTCATCGAAGACGACCCCGCAGTACAGAGAGGCGTCTCGCTCGCGCTGAAACGCCGGGGGCACGAGGTGGCCGTCGCGGGCAGCGGCGAGACCGGCCTGCTGACCCTGGAGCGGCACCGGCCCGACCTGGTGCTCCTCGACCTGATGCTGCCGAACATGAGCGGTCTGGAGGTGTGCCGCCGGATCCGGGAGAGCAAACGGATCCCGATCATCATCCTCTCCGCGCGGGGCGACGAGATCGACATGGTCGTCGGCCTGGAGGCGGGCGCCGACGACTACGTGGTCAAACCGGCGGGCGCCGAGCTGCTGGAGGCGCGGATCCGGGCGGTCCTGCGCCGGGTCGCGCCCGCCCAGGACGGCGGTACGCTGAATCCGGCCGCCGGCCCCGAGCGGCACGCGGACCTCACGGTGGACCGCACCACCCTGGTCGTGGCCAAGCACGGCACCGAGCTGCCCCTGGCACCCTCGGAACTGAAGCTCCTGCTGTTCCTCACCGCCACCCCCGGGCAGGTGTACTCGCGCCAGCAACTGCTGGAGCAGGTCTGGGAACACTCCTTCTACGGCGACGTCCGCCTCGTCGACGCCTGCGTGATGCGGCTGCGCGCCCGTATCGAGGACGACCCGCGCAGACCGGTGTACGTGCAGACCGTGCGCGGCTTCGGCTACCGGTTCGGTCCACTGTGAGCCGGTTCCGGCCCCTCCGGCTCGCTGGGAGCAGACTCCGGCCGCACCCGCCCCGCGGGCTGCGGGTCCGGCTGGTCGTCGCCTTCCTCCTGGCCGCCGCCTTCGGCGCCCTGCTCACCGCCGGCTTCACCTTCCACCGGGCCCGCGCGGCCATCCTCGACCGCGCCGCGGAGACCGCCGTCGCCGATCTGCGTACCCAGCTCGACTCCCTCGCCCCCGACCTGACCCTTCCGCCGACCGCCGAGGACCTGCGCGGGCTCACCGGACAGATCGACCAGGCCGGCGGGGCACGCGCCTGGCACGCGTCCGCCTCCTACCGGGGCGGCGAACCGGTCTCGGCCTCCCCCGGCGCGCCGGCCGTCCCCGACGAGCTGCGGGAGACCGTGCGGGACACCGGGCGGGCCGTCCACCAGCGGACCGAACACGACGGCCGCCCGTGGCTGGCCCTCGGCATGCCCGTCGCCTACACCCCGGACGAAGCCGAGAACGGGGACCCGGACCCGGGGACGCTCTCCGGGCTGACCGTGTACGCCGTCTTCCCCCTCGACGACGACCGGGCCGACATCGACGCCCTGGTCACCGCGGCCCAGGCCGGAGCCGTCCCCGCGCTCGCCCTCGCCCTCGTCCCGGCCCTCGCGGCGGCGCGCAGCGTCCTGCGGCCCGTCCGACGACTGCGCCACGGCGCCGAACGCATCGCGGCCGGGGAGCTGGACACCCGCCTGGACACCGCGGGCCACGACGAACTCGCCGACCTGACCCGCTCGTTCAACACCATGGCGGAGACCCTGGAGCGGGACGCCGCCGAACTGCGCCGGCTCGAGGCGGGCGCGCGCCGCTTCGCCGCCGACGTCGCCCACGAACTGCGCACCCCGCTGGCCGCCATGGCCGCGGTCACCGAGGTCCTCGACGAGGACGCCGCCGCGGGTGTGCTGCCCGCCGACACGGAGGACGCCGTCCGGCTGATCAGCGAGGAGGTGCGCACCCTGGCCCGGATGGTGGAGGACCTCATGGAGGTCTCCCGCTTCGACGCCAAGGCCGCCCCCGTCCACCGGGAGGACGTCGACCTGCGCACCCTCGTGACCAAGACCCTGCAACTGCGCGGCTGGGCCGACGACGACCGGGTGCGGGCCGACCTGCCCGAACCGGCACCCGTCCGCGTCGACCCCCGCCGGATCGACGTCGTCCTCGGCAACCTGGTCGCCAACGCGCTGCACCACGGCCGTCCGCCCGTGACGATCGCGGTCCGCGCGTGCGACGACCGGGTCCGGGTCACCGTCACCGACCGGGGGCCCGGCATCCCGGACGACGCCCTCCCGTACGTCTTCGACCGCTTCTACAAGGCCGACGCGGCACGGCCCCGCTCCGGCGGCAGCGGCCTCGGACTCGCCATCGCCCACGAGAACGCCGCCCTGCACGGCGCCACCCTCACCGCGGCCAACCGACCCGGCGGCGGTGCCGTCTTCACCCTCACCCTGCCGCGGGCCGCCTCCTCCCCGGGAACGACATGACATCCCGCCACTTCCCGCGTCCGAATCGGGCCGCCCTGGCCCTCACCGTGCTGCTCGCCGCCGGTGTCACCGGCTGCGGAATCGGCACCACCGGCCCGGTGCGGGCCGGCGCACCCGCCTCCGGCGTCCAGCGGCCCGGTGACGGGGCGGGCACCGTGCGCCTGTACTTCGCCGGCCCCTACGGCCCCCGCCCCGTCACCCGGCGGACCGACGCCGCCCTCGCCCCGCAGCAGGCACTCGACCTCCTCCTGGACGGTCCCACCCGGGCCGAGCGAGAGCGCGGCCTGACCACCCACGTCGCCTCGGGAGCGGCCGGACGGCTCACCGCGACCACGAGCGACGGAGCCGTCGACGTCGTCGTCCCCCTCCGGGTCAGCGCCGGCGAACTCGACGTGACCGCGGTCAGCCAGCTGGTCTGCACCGCGGCCCACGCCGACGTCCCGGGAGACCTCCCCGCCGACGAGGTCGACGTCCGGATCCACGAGAACGGCATCCGCTCCGCCAGGCCCTGGACCCTGCGCTGCGGTGCGGGCGGCAACGCCACGCCCGTCACCGGCTGAGCGGGCGTCGACTGCCCGCGGCAACGAAATGCGGAGTACACCCATCTTCGTGATCTACACCGAGGGGAGAGGAGCGCGGGTCCCCACTACACCCGACGCAGTACGCCAGTCCAGACCCAGGGTCGGATCAAACGCCCGGAACCCCGGGCGAGCATGGATGTGTACCCCGGTCAGCGTCTCCGCCTTCCCCCCATGTGCCGGGTCTTCGTCCTGCCCGTAACCCGACGGATTGGTCCAAAAGGTGGCTACGTTTCTCTATCGACTCGGCCGGAGGGCGTTCCGGCGCCGCGGCCTGGTCGCCCTGTTGTGGGTGGCCATACTCGTGGGTGCCGGCGTCGCCTCGTCCGCCGCGCCGGCCCCGCCCGAAGACTCCTTCTCCATGCCGGGCACCGAGTCCCAGAAGGCGTTCGACCTGCTCGACGAGCAGTTCCCGGCCGCCAGTGCCGAGGGCGCCACGGCCCGCGTCGTGATCCGTGCCCCCGAGGGCACGAAGATCTCCGACGCGGCCGGCAAGGACCGGGTGAAGGACCTGGTCGCCGACCTCAAGGCCGGCCCGCAGGTCTCCTCGGTGGACGACCCGTTCGAGGCGAACGCCGTCAGCAAGGACGACACCACCGCCTACGCCTCGGTGACCTACAAGGTCAACGCGATGGAGCTGACCGACGAGGCCCGCGACTCGCTCACCGCCGCCACCGACGGCGCGCGCGAGGGCGGGTACACGGTCGAGACCGGCGGCGACGCGGTCGTGGCCGAGCAGGAGATGGGCGGCACCGCCGAGCTGATCGGCATCGGCGTCGCCGCGATCGTGCTCCTGCTGACCTTCGGCTCACTGGTCGCGGCGGGCATGCCGCTGCTCTCGGCGATCATCGGTGTCGGCATCGGCATCTCCGCCATCGGGGCGCTCGGCAGCACGCTGGAGCTGTCCGCCACGACCTCCACCCTCGCCATGATGATCGGCCTCGCGGTCGCCATCGACTACGCCCTGTTCATCGTCTCGCGCTACCGGGCGGAGATCGCCGAGGGCCGTGCCCCGGAGGAGGCGGCCGGACGGGCGGTCGGCACCGCGGGCTCCGCGGTCGTCTTCGCCGGACTGACCGTCGTCGTGGCCCTGGCCGGTCTGGCGATCGTCAACATCCCGATCCTCACCAAGATGGGCCTGGCCGCCGCGGGCACCGTCGGCATCGCGGTGCTGATCGCCCTCACCCTCACCCCGGCGCTGCTCGGCTTCGCCGGCAAGAAGGCGCTCAGCCGCAAGGACCGCAAGGCTCCCGCCGGGGCGCGCGCCGCCTCCGGCAGGCCGAAGCTCGGCACCCGGTGGGCCCGCTTCGTCCAGCGGCGCCCGGTCACCGTCCTGCTCACCGCGGTCCTCGGCCTCGGCGTGATCGCCGTACCGGCCGCCGGTATGGAGCTGGGCCTGCCCGACGAGGGCAGCTCGGCCCCCGACACCACCCAGCGCAAGGCCTACGACATGCTGTCCGAGTCCTTCGGGGCCGGGTTCAACGGCCCGCTGATGGTCACCGTGGACGCGCGCGGCGCGGACGACCCGAAGGCCGCAGCGGACACCGTGGGCGAGAAGATCACCGGACTGGGCGAGGCCGCGGCCGTCACCCCGGCGAACTTCAACGAGGAGGGCGACACCGCCGTCCTCACCGTGATGCCCAAGACCGGTCCGAGCGACGTCGCCACCGAGTCGCTGGTGCACGACATCCGCTCGCTGTCCGGCGACATCAGGGCCGACACCGGCGCGACCATGCTGGTCACCGGCGCGACCGCGATGACGATCGACTTCTCGCAGACCCTGGACGACGCGCTGATCCCCTACCTGGCGCTGGTCGTCGGGCTCGCCTTCCTGCTCCTGATGCTGGTGTTCCGCTCGGTCCTCGTCCCGCTGAAGGCGGCCCTGGGCTTCCTGCTCTCGGTGGCCGCGGCGCTCGGCGCGGTGGTCGCGGTCTTCCAGTGGGGCTGGCTCGCCGACGTGTTCGGCGTGGACCAGCCGGGCCCGATCATGTCGATGATGCCGATCTTCATGATCGGCGTGGTCTTCGGCCTCGCCATGGACTACGAGGTCTTCCTCGTCACCCGCATGCGGGAGGCGTACGTCCACGGACAGTCCGCCGCCGAGTCCGTCACCACGGGCTTCACCCACGGCGGCCGGGTGGTCGCGGCCGCCGCGATCATCATGGTCAGCGTCTTCTCCGGCTTCATCCTGGAGAACGACGCCATGATCAAGATGATGGGTTTCGGCCTCGCCATCGCGGTGCTCTTCGACGCCTTCGTGGTCCGCATGGCCATCGTGCCCGCGGTGCTCGCACTGCTCGGCACCAAGGCCTGGTGGCTGCCCCGGTGGCTGGACCGCCTGCTGCCGAACGTCGACGTCGAGGGCGAGAAGCTGCACCGGGAACTCGGCGACACCGTCGCGCCCACGGAGCCCGCCCGCGAGCCGGAGACGGCCGGAGTCTGACACTCCCGCACACGGCCCCGGTGTCCTGGTACCCCCAGGGACACCGGGGCCTTCGGGTTGCAGGGCCGCAGGGCTACAGGTCCGCGGCGGCGTCGGTGAGTGCCTGGTCGAGGACGGCCACACCGCGGGCGATCTCGTCGTCGCTCGCGGTCAGCGGGGGAGCGATACGGAAGATCCCGCCCATCCCCGGGAGCTGGACGATGTTCATGTGCAGCCCCAGCTCGAAGCAGCGCCGGGTGACGGCGGCGCCGAGCCGGTCCGCGCCGCCCTCGCCCAGCACCCGGTCGCCGACCAGTTCCATGCCCAGCAGCAGCCCCCGGCCCCGGACGTCGCCGACCACCTCGTGCCGGACGGCGAGCTTGTCGAGGCCCTCCCGCAGCGCCGCGCCGAGCCCGCGGGCGCGCTCGTCCAGGCGGT from Streptomyces sp. CB09001 includes the following:
- a CDS encoding Cmx/CmrA family chloramphenicol efflux MFS transporter, which translates into the protein MPLAVYILGLSVFALGTSEFMLSGLLPPIADDMDVSIPRAGLLISAFAIGMVVGAPLLAVATLRLPRKTTLVALISVFGVGQVAGALATSYEVLFVSRVVSALACAGFWAVGAAVAIAMVPVTARARAMAVMIGGLSIANVLGVPAGAFLGEHLGWRSAFWAVGGASAVALVGVVTLIPRIPLPERRPRLRGELAIYRDHQVWLSIVVTALAAGGVFCAFSYLAPLLTDVAGLADGWVPTVLALFGVGALIGTAIGGRVADAHLFGVLLSGITASTVLLAALALFAGSPAAVTVLALLLGVSAFYTAPALNARMFNVAGAAPTLAGATTTAAFNLGNTGGPWLGGTVIDADLGYEATAWAGGAMTLVAIAFVAVSLRLHTRSRVVTGGGPAAETASVERAQRV
- a CDS encoding WYL domain-containing protein; this encodes MQKTSARLLSLLSLLQARRDWPGAVLAERLDVSARTLRRDVDRLRELGYPVRAVKGPDGGYRLDAGTRLPPLLFDDEQAVALAVALRTAAATGAGIEDGAERALTTLRQVMPARLRHRIDALQVTSVARSAPRPQPQADTGVLMALSAAVQAREVLRFDHAPAHAADTAAEEAPPPRRVEPHHLVARGGRWYLVAWDLDREDWRVFRADRITPRTPTGPRFTPRDLPGGDAAAFLTGRFRGSDGSPDWPCRGTAVLHLPASAVSPHAADGTVEELGPDRCRLTTGSWSWPSLAAAFCLYDTDIEVVGPPALKEAFAGLADRCARAVAERPRRR
- a CDS encoding VOC family protein, whose translation is MTAKAVTHLNFRGDAREALTFYQAAFGGDITLVTYKDAGNVQDPAAADQVMFGQVSTADGLAVMAYDVPSDLPWNQGENAFFVSVRGETTEEITAYWEKLAEGATVVRPLDAAQWAPLYGMLRDRFGVTWVLDVVSEYNA
- a CDS encoding winged helix DNA-binding domain-containing protein yields the protein MSVLDARSLNRAALARQLLLDRADRPVLDTVAHLGGMQAQEPQEPFVGLWSRLRDFAPRVLDDLLTGRRVVRTHLMRRTVHLVAAEDVLAWRSRHDAMLRARVLGTYRRELAGVDPDELAAAGRAVLADGEPRSMGDLARAVAARWPDVGPRPLGELLVAALIPMVQLPPRGLWRTRAGVRNAPVAHWLGREVEPPAPPGTDPVGEELVRRYLAAFGPAASADLRAWCGLAGLPAAVAAVRGELVSFRDERGRELLDLPGAPRPDPDTPAPVRFLPAFDNAVLGYQDRGRIIDDPHRGLSVTGARFVLVDGRVSATWTVEDGTVTVAPLRRLTRAECAEAAEEGRALASFLSEGGSDRVRVGAAPP
- a CDS encoding MerR family transcriptional regulator, translated to MELLTIGAFAKATRLSPKALRLYDELGLLPPARVDPVTGYRLYAPEQVERARLVAWLRRLGMPLVRIRHVCSLDAGVAAGEVRAFWARAEAETAARRDLAAFLVDHLTRKDPAMSPTAPALSMRYAAASDTGLVRESNQDTAYAGSRLLAVADGFGAEGAPASAAAVESLRRLESGGVPADGLLNVLADAVEEAERAVHDAVGSGSAPQQAGTTLTAMLWTGSQLGLVHIGDSRVYLLRDGELFQITHDHTMVQSMVDEGRITPEEAASHPQRSLLVRALGRGADATAEMRLRDARPGDRYLLCSDGLSTVVPGDEIRRVLAAPGEPGRAVRELVALANGAGGPDNVSCVVADVVPGE
- a CDS encoding acyltransferase; the encoded protein is MPLPATPSPAHRRAAPSPVRRPPRRHVAPLDGLRGVAVLGVLFFHAGHFDGGFLGVDLFFVLSGFLITGLLLKEARARGGRIDLLAFWGRRARRLLPALAVVLAGTLLLVWALGPPNLLRYALDDGPWVAANLANWHFVADRVGYWDSAGTRVFSHLWSIAVEEQFYVVWPLVLCLVARGRGAGRRVAAVAATGAVASLVLMVVLTTPADTTRVYEGTDTRAFSLLLGALAATEPAARLVSRLGERAADRWSLALAAGIGAYWVAADGQNSPSLFRGGLFLHALAAALLIACLARAPRTPAGRFLAAAPLRRLGVVSYSLYLWHWPVYLLLSEERLGLEGAPRTAVLLAVSVGLALLSKVLVEDPVRFRARWARGRTGAVALVAAFAALTALWAVVPQPRTGEGSVDVTRLGAGGG
- a CDS encoding SGNH/GDSL hydrolase family protein, translating into MDNEINSSGRSLPARHAVGYALAVAVALTLTGCQGSGTGVEVSASDSAAAGAPGGGKGSSDGKRDDRPRRLLWMGDSIGETQAPALDAAMKAGGVAFKSVAATGGGGVVGEIAAPTWDRLPKTLESFAPDVVAYQVTTYDWGTPAEQRAAYERLVKTVNEAGADLLLVSAPPFRIDDFYQPHEAGIASAPRSAKSVAEEHPDTAGFLDAAALWGDDSGSEQAQRSEDGIHSCQQGSAAFAVWFGEQLEKRYGFDPAAADTWATGAWTGEKVYSRLGCA
- a CDS encoding response regulator transcription factor yields the protein MARVLLIEDDPAVQRGVSLALKRRGHEVAVAGSGETGLLTLERHRPDLVLLDLMLPNMSGLEVCRRIRESKRIPIIILSARGDEIDMVVGLEAGADDYVVKPAGAELLEARIRAVLRRVAPAQDGGTLNPAAGPERHADLTVDRTTLVVAKHGTELPLAPSELKLLLFLTATPGQVYSRQQLLEQVWEHSFYGDVRLVDACVMRLRARIEDDPRRPVYVQTVRGFGYRFGPL